A single Planctomycetota bacterium DNA region contains:
- a CDS encoding pyruvate, phosphate dikinase → MASTKYVYSFGQTGTDGDASMRELLGGKGANLAEMTKIGLPVPAGFTIGTHVCTYYYANGKQYPPELAGQVEAAMAKLEKEMGKKFGDPTNPLLVSCRSGARDSMPGMMDTVLNIGLNDTTVQALTKASGNERFAWDSYRRFVQMYGDVVLGLKPEKKTDIDPFEELLEKKKHAAKVKFDNELSVAQLKELVAEFKAAIKQRTGKDFPNDPKQQVWGAIGAVFNSWMNDRAMVYRRTYGIPHEWGTAVNVQAMVFGNLGDDCATGVALTRDGALGTPGYCGDYLINAQGEDVVAGIRTPERIEETLAKAMPKAYAELDNIGKILEGHYKDVQDIEFTVERGKVWMLQTRNAKRTGFAAVRIAVDLVDEGKITAEEALSAKRIPADDLNQLLQPVFDQAGKKAAVAAGRLMTKGINAGPGAATGQIVFHADDAEKKFLANPNVELILVRRETTPEDLRGMKAAKGILTAFGGASSHAALVSRQMGKVCVVGASELNIDYEAATLTVGGKVFKEGEYICVDGFTGEVFSGKVETKPSEVIQVLITKTMKAEESPVYQRYAKLMTWVDQHRKLKVRTNADEPKQASEAVSFGAEGIGLCRTEHMFFDHVDEFREMILAADLPAREKALAKLLPFQRKDFDGLFRAMNGRPVTIRLLDPPLHEFLPHDHAAQSALAAKTGIPVDYISRRVHELHEANPMLGHRGCRLGIVYPEITAMQARAIFEAACAVKKSGIDVKPEVMIPLVGFVTEFKNQEKVIREQADKVFAETGVKVDYLVGTMIEVPRACAVADQIASGAEFFSFGTNDLTQTTLGMSRDDYGGFINHYKETDIVPNDPFQTIDQDGVGALMKVGVEKGRSIRKDLKIGICGEHGGDPASVVFCHTIGLDYVSCSPFRVPIARLAAAQAAVADKAKKK, encoded by the coding sequence ATGGCTAGTACGAAGTACGTCTATTCGTTTGGACAAACCGGCACCGACGGCGACGCCTCGATGCGCGAACTCCTCGGGGGCAAGGGGGCCAACCTCGCCGAAATGACCAAGATCGGCCTGCCCGTGCCGGCCGGCTTCACCATCGGCACCCACGTTTGCACGTATTACTACGCCAACGGCAAGCAATATCCGCCCGAACTCGCCGGCCAGGTCGAAGCGGCCATGGCCAAGCTCGAAAAGGAAATGGGCAAGAAGTTCGGCGATCCGACCAACCCGCTGTTGGTCTCGTGCCGCTCGGGCGCTCGCGACTCGATGCCGGGCATGATGGACACGGTGTTGAACATCGGCTTGAACGACACCACGGTCCAGGCCCTGACCAAGGCCTCGGGCAACGAGCGGTTCGCCTGGGACAGCTATCGCCGCTTTGTGCAGATGTACGGCGACGTAGTGCTGGGCCTGAAGCCCGAGAAGAAGACCGACATCGATCCATTCGAGGAACTGCTCGAAAAGAAAAAGCACGCCGCCAAGGTCAAGTTCGACAACGAACTGAGCGTGGCCCAGTTGAAGGAACTGGTCGCCGAGTTCAAGGCCGCCATCAAGCAGCGCACGGGCAAGGACTTTCCGAACGATCCCAAGCAGCAGGTTTGGGGCGCGATCGGCGCCGTGTTCAATAGCTGGATGAACGACCGGGCGATGGTGTATCGCCGCACCTACGGCATTCCTCACGAGTGGGGCACCGCCGTCAACGTCCAGGCGATGGTGTTCGGCAACCTGGGCGACGACTGTGCGACGGGCGTGGCGCTGACACGCGACGGCGCGCTGGGGACGCCGGGCTATTGCGGCGACTATCTGATTAACGCCCAGGGCGAGGACGTCGTGGCCGGCATCCGCACTCCGGAACGGATCGAGGAAACCCTGGCCAAGGCGATGCCCAAGGCGTATGCCGAGTTGGACAACATCGGCAAGATTCTCGAAGGGCACTACAAGGACGTGCAGGACATCGAGTTCACCGTCGAGCGTGGCAAGGTCTGGATGCTGCAAACCCGCAACGCCAAGCGAACCGGTTTCGCGGCCGTGCGGATTGCGGTCGACCTGGTCGACGAAGGCAAGATCACCGCGGAAGAAGCGTTGTCGGCCAAGCGGATTCCGGCCGACGACTTGAACCAGTTGTTGCAGCCCGTGTTTGATCAGGCTGGCAAGAAGGCCGCAGTGGCCGCGGGCCGCTTGATGACCAAGGGGATCAACGCGGGCCCTGGCGCCGCCACGGGCCAGATCGTCTTCCACGCCGATGACGCCGAAAAGAAGTTCCTCGCCAACCCGAATGTCGAATTGATTCTGGTCCGTCGCGAGACCACGCCCGAAGACTTGCGCGGCATGAAAGCCGCCAAGGGCATTCTGACCGCCTTCGGCGGCGCCAGTTCGCACGCCGCGCTGGTCAGCCGGCAGATGGGCAAGGTCTGCGTCGTGGGCGCATCGGAACTGAACATCGACTACGAAGCCGCTACCCTGACCGTCGGCGGCAAGGTCTTCAAAGAAGGCGAATACATCTGCGTCGACGGCTTCACCGGCGAAGTCTTCTCGGGCAAGGTCGAAACCAAGCCCAGCGAAGTCATCCAGGTGTTGATCACCAAGACGATGAAGGCCGAGGAGTCGCCGGTCTATCAGCGTTACGCCAAGCTGATGACCTGGGTCGACCAGCATCGCAAGCTGAAGGTTCGCACCAACGCGGACGAGCCCAAGCAAGCCAGCGAAGCCGTCTCGTTCGGCGCCGAGGGGATCGGCCTGTGCCGAACCGAGCACATGTTCTTTGATCACGTGGACGAGTTCCGCGAGATGATCCTGGCGGCCGACCTGCCGGCTCGCGAGAAGGCACTGGCCAAGTTGCTGCCCTTCCAGCGCAAGGACTTTGACGGGCTGTTCCGGGCCATGAATGGCCGACCGGTGACGATTCGCCTGTTGGATCCGCCGCTGCATGAGTTCCTGCCGCACGACCACGCGGCCCAGTCGGCCCTGGCGGCCAAGACGGGCATCCCCGTCGATTACATTTCGCGCCGCGTGCATGAACTGCACGAAGCGAACCCCATGCTCGGCCACCGCGGCTGCCGCTTGGGCATCGTCTACCCCGAAATCACCGCCATGCAAGCGCGGGCGATCTTCGAGGCGGCCTGCGCCGTCAAGAAGTCGGGTATCGATGTGAAGCCGGAGGTGATGATTCCATTGGTCGGCTTTGTGACCGAGTTCAAGAACCAGGAAAAGGTCATCCGCGAACAAGCTGACAAGGTGTTCGCCGAGACCGGTGTGAAGGTCGACTATCTGGTCGGTACGATGATCGAAGTGCCGCGGGCCTGTGCCGTGGCCGATCAGATCGCCAGCGGTGCCGAGTTCTTCAGCTTTGGCACCAACGACCTGACGCAGACCACCTTGGGCATGAGCCGCGACGACTACGGCGGCTTTATCAACCACTACAAGGAAACGGACATCGTCCCAAATGATCCGTTCCAGACGATCGACCAGGACGGCGTTGGCGCCCTGATGAAGGTAGGTGTGGAAAAGGGTCGCAGCATCCGCAAGGATCTGAAGATCGGCATCTGCGGCGAACACGGTGGCGATCCGGCCAGCGTGGTGTTCTG
- a CDS encoding type II toxin-antitoxin system RelE/ParE family toxin, whose product MMGDEGEQPDLKPLEWVASSKGDLIEFPIPVRKEMGFALYLAQLGARSPSAKALRGFGGAGVVEIVVTHDGNAYRGVYTVRFAQAIYVLHCFQKKSHRGIATPKPHIELIEQRLKVAEAHYQRHYQKRSS is encoded by the coding sequence ATGATGGGAGATGAAGGCGAGCAACCTGACTTGAAGCCGTTGGAATGGGTGGCTTCATCCAAGGGCGATTTGATCGAGTTTCCGATTCCTGTCAGAAAGGAAATGGGCTTTGCGCTGTACCTGGCGCAACTGGGAGCGCGCTCGCCGAGCGCCAAGGCACTGCGCGGGTTCGGCGGCGCAGGCGTCGTCGAGATTGTCGTCACCCATGACGGCAATGCCTATCGCGGCGTGTATACGGTGCGGTTCGCCCAGGCGATCTATGTGTTGCACTGCTTCCAAAAGAAGTCTCATCGCGGCATCGCGACACCAAAGCCCCACATTGAGCTAATTGAGCAACGACTGAAAGTCGCCGAGGCGCATTACCAGCGTCACTACCAGAAACGCTCATCATGA
- a CDS encoding XRE family transcriptional regulator: MKKKQLVQPSSGDVFQDLRLPDAQEYLAKSQLAARIFQVIKARGLTQTAASKVLGINQPKVSALLNGRLDGFSTDRLIRFLNALGCDVRITISTPHPRKSGHVEVLAG; the protein is encoded by the coding sequence ATGAAGAAAAAACAACTCGTTCAACCCAGCAGCGGCGATGTGTTTCAGGACTTGCGGCTGCCTGATGCTCAGGAGTATTTGGCCAAGTCGCAGCTTGCCGCGCGCATCTTCCAGGTCATCAAAGCCCGCGGATTGACGCAAACAGCGGCGTCCAAAGTCTTGGGAATCAATCAGCCCAAGGTTTCGGCGTTGCTCAATGGCCGGCTCGACGGTTTCTCAACAGACCGGCTGATCCGGTTCTTGAATGCCCTGGGATGCGACGTGCGAATTACAATTTCGACGCCTCACCCGCGTAAATCGGGGCACGTCGAAGTGCTCGCGGGCTAA